The following coding sequences are from one Thermodesulfobacteriota bacterium window:
- the nuoI gene encoding NADH-quinone oxidoreductase subunit NuoI: MAVITPLLKGLAFTLSRFFSKPVTIQYPEEKREPAERWRGLHRLKSENGRLKCVACGLCEAVCPASVITVEAKETPDGRRFPERFVVEVTRCIFCGYCEEACPKDAIELTRNYEFCGYTREEFHMTRDVLAKN; the protein is encoded by the coding sequence ATGGCGGTCATTACCCCGCTCCTGAAGGGCCTGGCGTTTACCCTGAGCCGCTTCTTCTCCAAACCGGTGACCATCCAGTACCCGGAGGAAAAGCGCGAGCCCGCCGAGCGCTGGCGGGGGCTGCACCGGCTCAAGAGCGAGAACGGGCGCTTGAAGTGCGTGGCCTGCGGGCTATGCGAGGCGGTGTGCCCGGCAAGTGTCATCACCGTGGAGGCCAAGGAGACCCCCGACGGCCGCCGCTTTCCGGAGCGGTTCGTGGTCGAGGTGACCCGGTGCATCTTCTGCGGGTACTGCGAAGAGGCCTGCCCCAAGGACGCCATCGAGCTCACGCGCAACTACGAGTTTTGCGGGTACACCCGGGAAGAGTTCCACATGACCCGCGACGTGCTGGCCAAGAACTAG
- the nuoH gene encoding NADH-quinone oxidoreductase subunit NuoH, which yields MVAFLIESVVKVVVVFGVLMLMVAYTTWLERRVLGRVQVRRGPNRVGPFGLLQPIADGIKGFFKEDIVPANADKLTYILAPALSIIPAILIVSVIPFGESVTLFGREIFLRVADINVAVLFIFGLASLGEFGVVLGGWGSNNRYGLLGSLRAAAQMVSYELALGFTLISVIMVSGSLSLVQIVEGQSHVWNVFKPILWLPFALYLVCGLAEINRTPFDMPEAESELACGFNIEYSSMKFAMFFMAEYAHMISLAALITCLFLGGWNLPFGWEAPFVPKVTWFLLKVFVLVFFFIWERGTFPRFRYDQVMNLGWKVLIPLSIANVVAVGLYYTVFA from the coding sequence GCGTCGTCAAGGTGGTGGTGGTCTTCGGCGTGCTGATGCTGATGGTGGCCTACACCACCTGGCTCGAGCGCCGGGTGCTCGGCAGGGTGCAGGTGCGCCGGGGCCCCAACCGGGTGGGCCCCTTCGGGCTCCTCCAGCCCATCGCCGACGGCATCAAGGGGTTCTTCAAAGAAGACATCGTCCCGGCCAACGCCGACAAGCTGACGTACATCCTGGCGCCGGCGCTCTCCATCATCCCGGCGATCCTCATCGTCTCGGTGATCCCCTTCGGGGAGTCGGTGACGCTGTTCGGCCGGGAGATCTTTCTGCGGGTTGCCGACATCAACGTCGCGGTCCTGTTCATCTTCGGACTCGCGAGCCTCGGGGAGTTCGGGGTGGTGCTGGGGGGCTGGGGGTCGAACAACCGTTACGGGCTCCTGGGGTCGCTGCGGGCGGCGGCCCAGATGGTGAGCTACGAGCTGGCGCTGGGCTTTACACTGATCAGCGTGATCATGGTGAGCGGGAGTCTCTCCCTCGTGCAGATCGTGGAAGGGCAGAGCCACGTCTGGAACGTGTTCAAGCCGATCCTGTGGCTGCCGTTCGCCCTGTACCTGGTGTGCGGCCTGGCCGAGATCAACCGCACCCCCTTCGACATGCCCGAGGCGGAGAGCGAGCTCGCGTGCGGGTTCAACATCGAGTACTCGAGCATGAAGTTCGCCATGTTCTTCATGGCCGAGTACGCCCACATGATCTCGCTCGCGGCGCTCATCACCTGCCTGTTCCTGGGCGGCTGGAACCTGCCCTTCGGGTGGGAGGCCCCCTTCGTCCCGAAGGTGACGTGGTTCCTGCTCAAGGTGTTCGTGCTGGTCTTCTTCTTCATCTGGGAGCGGGGCACCTTTCCCCGGTTCCGGTACGACCAGGTGATGAACCTGGGGTGGAAGGTCCTCATCCCCCTGTCCATCGCCAACGTGGTCGCGGTGGGCCTGTACTACACGGTGTTCGCGTAG